Proteins encoded together in one Quercus lobata isolate SW786 chromosome 3, ValleyOak3.0 Primary Assembly, whole genome shotgun sequence window:
- the LOC115982037 gene encoding auxin-responsive protein SAUR36-like produces MKMDVIYEKKKKGLIIQTWERCKSIGRGSKSKSSGTVHALTLKSKSWSSNKGTLELEEEKRARKRRVTPEGCFSVYVGPQKQKFVIKTEYANHPLFKMLLEEAESEYGYDNQGPLVLPCNVDIFCKVLLEMEDCHEIHQGCSFKRYGSYHLLSPTRMAVINQF; encoded by the coding sequence ATGAAAATGGATGTGATTTacgaaaagaagaagaaggggctGATCATCCAGACATGGGAGCGATGCAAGTCCATCGGACGAGGCAGTAAGAGCAAATCATCAGGAACAGTACATGCCCTGACATTGAAAAGCAAATCGTGGTCTTCCAATAAGGGCACCTTGGAGCTGGAAGAAGAAAAACGAGCAAGAAAACGCAGAGTCACTCCTGAAGGTTGCTTCTCGGTCTATGTTGGACCTCAAAAACAGAAGTTTGTGATCAAAACTGAATATGCGAACCACCCTCTATTCAAGATGCTACTTGAAGAAGCAGAGTCAGAATATGGTTATGATAACCAAGGTCCACTTGTCCTTCCATGCAACGTTGATATCTTTTGCAAGGTCTTGTTGGAAATGGAAGATTGCCATGAAATTCATCAAGGATGTAGCTTTAAGCGTTATGGCTCTTATCACCTTCTTAGTCCGACTCGAATGGCTGTCATCAATCAGTTTTGA